The sequence tggaccaaagtttacccacaccggtagagaggttacaacctcttaggtgctccttccatttcgcccgcttgtgttcatccacaagcaatctgatgcgttggtttatatcccttatttgggggtcgcctggatcaagctgtcttacaaggtcacgttctctcgctaagtttgcggcctccgccgggaagtgggccggatttcggtaattctcccggcgggaatgaaatgtgccgaggcggatttaatgaccttacagaaggcacgctccccttggcgggcatcagtcgggatagggagggcagcaaagcggttgtctgtaaaggatttatattcttcccactttccttttttaaagtttatgaaagtgcgtttttcagtgacgatgaagtcggcggtacgctcaagcgaaataagtatgggcaggtggtcggatgccaatgttaccatcggctgccagttgacgcagtttacgagttctgcgctcacgattgagatatctggcgagctgtgacagcttcctaccatacgtgtgggggcgtctccgtttattgtcccgggtcgccgggatcgagctgtcttataaggttacattctctcgctaaatttgcggcctccgccggaaaatgaggccgaatttcgggaattcttccggcgggaataatgcgagccgaggcggattcaataaccttgcggaaagcacgctccccttggcgcgatcagtcggaatagggagggcagcaaagcggctgtctgtaaaggatttatattcatcCCCTTtcctaatattagggcggtatccactggggcagcaggtggcaggagggatgtagatgttgataatttctaggtttacatccctgaccggacagataagccgtgacgttctaggacattgtccctgcgtCCGATGTCGgcatcaaatatatgatattgcactgagtggtgtatgataaacgggagaccgcctccatttccgctctcgcgatcttttctgtggacattacacCCAtagcaggtctgcagagcagatcttgctgtgagtttagtctcttgaatcgcagcaatgcggatgttatgccgcttcatgaaatcgactatcttctgtgatcttgccagttaatccattacagtttaactgcagaattctgaagtgcagcgggggagacgcCGTAACTCTAGGAGTAAGTGGCGGGCGACtatgcctgggttgtgaaaggctaggacgcaattactgttgtggccctggggctGGAtttccttgggtaagcattggggtacccggtgtatttgggtttgcggcctggcaaagCCCGTCGGGGGGGATTCCGTCGCGGAGACTAGAACATCTAGCAAATTGGCCCGGCCagggcaggagctgcattgggtggatgtcgcaaacatatatattccgtgctggcaaacggtgcaaaatgTGGTAGGGAGTAAGAGTCTGTCAcaccagcgggttaaggggtcaAAATATGAAGAATAGAAGAAGACTGGGgcgggctgatgctcggcattgctacccactctactacggggattgtagttatgagtgggagcggccgtatgagctgtggcttgttgagcagcagagctgctggaaggtagtgggggcgctaaggcacAGACTacgggcgtgaacagcaaggagccacaaaggaTTTGTAAaagtctggttttgggatctagcccagaacaacctgtccgatgcaaccatcccttgcacgtgacacactgacaagagtacgaccgtcctaaaaagattcttttccggcagacgcagcaaaaccatttctccggGCCGGGGTCagggattgggttcgatacctccccggagcaggagagtatggcgcagtaccgctgcgaggagctgctgggaggataacaatttgtggtccttggtcgggaaaaatcccgagtcgctcctgtACATAGAactgactgccttgggaagcgttctaAATTGCTTCTAATTTCTTTCTTGTATCATTATATTTTAATTAACTGTgtgtaaataattataaactgaTCATGTATACTTTTAATTACAAAATAACCTTCCagttcaattataaaataaaaacaatttttatatttaatcttTAACAAGTAATGGATGTTCATCTCTTCGCGTTCATTTGATTGCGTGTTTACCGTCTTCTTCTGGTTGATAAATTATTTGGCGCTCAGCAACTTTAGCATTTTTCACAATTGAAAAAATTTCCGCTGTTACATTGTCGTACACATCTTCAGAATTCAACAGTTTAAGTTCGCTACAAAGCATTGCACAGAAAGTTTGCTCTTTACTCAATTCTACTGAATCTTCTGATGCCGTTGTTATTTGCGATGTATGTCGATCTATGGGCGAAGAACTTGTATCACTTGGGATTTTCTGTAAATCAGAAGAGGGTTCAATTACAGCGAAAGTTAAATGTGTGTATGTTGTTACGACATACCGTAGGTGTTGATTCTCGGAGTGGCGACAGCTGTTCCTCAACAGATTCCTCGTAATCGAAACGCATtatctaaaattaaattatttgataaatttgagctaattagCTTGAACTGAATTAAAAACCACAaccatatcgtccgatatctttcctatcgccagtagaCACTTGAAGCCATCCTGTTTCCTTATTTCACCGCAAACCTGCGACTTGCCAATCGTCAGCATGACTTCCGAACAtaacatagcaccaccaccgcactaAACGCAACCAGCAAACAAATGAATTGCGAACTGAACCGAGAATTTTGCTATAGAAAAGCACTagtagcgctagacttatcaaaagcctttgatacagtCAATCACAGCACGTTACTTCAAGACTTGAAAgctggactgcaaattatctgtgtggtcggcagacatcggtccagttcaggaacgtaacatcaaaacaaacaaaaaacaaggggTGCCGTATCTGTCCTatgcccacttttgtttaattttaaagaATAGAAACTcgcttccccaccagaaggagttaccagtgtcatacccccagcgggttagggggttagaatatacccgcggtaggtatgcctgtcgtaagaggcgactaaaataccagattccaggggttgtgtatcgcaaccttttcaggttgccagcgcaatatatagcttctccaaccccaattgtcaacctcacctatccgcggcgaatcctgtttcattaacagccgaggctctggagaccccgaactcctcatggatctaggggggttgtttttgttgttgttgtagcagtgcttcgccccacctaataggtgcgaccgatcacaaattgtcatcaatatcctcaaacggcagtccaaggaaattgctgtttcaacaggggtggaccataatgaaaggggtgttagaggcgtttgttccacattacaattaaagagatggttggtgtcatgtggggacacattgcaagcggggcatacattttgtatgtcgggcttgattctggataggtaagagtatagcctgttacagtatccagaacgaagttgagctagagtgactcgcgtttccctggggagtatgcgttcctcttccgcaagttttggctaatgttctttgagtactggattcaccgggcaattccgggcaattcctggtccgacgcctgtttgtggagttcactgaggacctgcttgcgtttttttgcttcatacggctgagttctcaggtgccgtatttcctcataatgcttacggagatgactccttacgcCTCTAGGCggcgttggctcatcaatcagatgtctgttgggatgcccatgtttctgggtattcaacaggaactgtttggttagcatctcatttctctccctggtgggaagtattctcgcctcattatgtagatggttttctggggacataagaagacagcccgtggcggttctgagagcagtattttggcaggcctgtagcttcttccagtgagtagtttttaggattggtgaccatataggggtcgcgtagcatgcaatcggctggccaattgctttgtaagtggtaatgggcgtttctttgctttttccccaagtactaccaacaacggatttgaggattttattacggctctggattttcggtccaattgcggctgcatgcttatcaaaatgtagatcctgatcaaacgtcgcacccaagattttggggtgtaggacagtcggtagcgtagtgccatcgacgtggatgttcaaaatggttgacatttgggacgtccatgttgtaaataaggtcgcggagaatttagtcggtgataatgctaggtttcgcaaggcgatgggagggtgggagggcggtatggcctagaaggtcgcatgtggtcataacacatcgttcccgagatggtcgggcttggtgccggaacgtaccggatctgcatccggcaaaggaccatcaactcgataacactccccaaggccttcggggactGCCCGATAAAGATGAGGTCTGCTGCAAAATTGTTTTCCAGTGTTTTCTCCACGCGAAATTTCGCACTGACATCGAGCAAATCTTCTGCGACTTTACTTGTAACGGGGACGCGGAAAGTGTCGGCACACCGACTGTCCTACAGCAAAAAAATACTGGGTGTGTCGCAATTGTACCTAGAGCTCAGAGCTGAAAAAAATTCTCAAGTCCCGCCCGGCAGCACTTGGGACAAAGACACGCTCATAGCTACTTATAAGGCTTTTGGCCAGCCGCTTGTAAGCTACGCGTATACGAAATGGTCGCGGAGCTTAGAAGAAGGAAAATGCAGGCCTGTCAAAAACccgcgctcagaactgccacggaatgTCTTCTTATATCACCAGTACATCATTTATACAGCGATACGAGAATACTCTCTCTAAAGGAGAGGACTAAAAATGCTGAACGAACAGTTTCTGTGAATACCCATAAACCTgggcattagggcgggtcgatttgtggggaggcaaaaaaatcgcccattgctctgtgaaaatcatattctagggatcaaaataagaaagttTGCCgagggaaccatacctctaaaacgaattcaaaCTTTTATGGTGAACCCCCGaaccgaatctgcatccggcaaaggaccatcaacatcgataagactcccAAAGATCttcgtggagtgtccttatcgctacaacaacaaaaacaattcgaAAGTGATCGCATTTATTGAATGAGGCGAATCACTGATATAGCTACAACTATAGTTAACATtgactacaacaacaaaaacaacaacaactgaattACGGAAGATGAATTGAGTAAaatttttactttctaaattctGTCAATAGATTTTTTTCAAATGTAGATCAGAtgcagtttttttaatttttcgactGAATCTTGGGTCTTCCAGTTGAAAATCTCATATGATGGCAGCTGGTTCTACCCTTTTCTAATCAGGGTGCAAATGTTTTCTTTCAAATTTGTACTGCCTGGCAATTCTTCACGGATTTTGTGTTAAAGACACTCCCTGAAAATTGTGAGGCGTTTTATCGAAGTTGATagtctttgccggatacaaatccctATCTCGAGATTGATGGCTTGTGGTAGGAGACGCAGttacttcaaaaaatatttttgaagaacAGATGAGAAATGTGAGCCGATCTAGAaggtttaaatcgtttgtaaggCAATGGTGTTTGTAACAGGTGCTTGAACCAGAGCATACTGGATTCATATCCGACAAAAACCTTCAATTCATTGCGTTTGTTATTCAATAAAATCTTCGCATTATTGGGACGTGCGTTTCTTTCTACTTAAGATTTGCATACAAGTTTATCTCTTCTTCACTCTATCGCATTTTGGAATTCTAAGTGCGGGACAGTCACATCTGCAAGAGTTTACCTCTTTGTCACGAAATTTATAACCCCTTGCCTGTGATATAAAAGCTACTTAAACAGAAGAAATAGACATACCTTTTTAGGAGGCTCCAAAGCTTTTGAGTTTACCAAGCGTTTGGGACGTTTTTCAGTTAGAGGGTCACTCTGGaaatagttttattaattttagcaTGTACCATAAGCAAATATAATTACTGTCATttatgaaatggtatatttaaGCACGATATACTTAAATTATTTTGTAACAGTCTAGGGCGGACTCTCGAGATATTCACAGAAAACAAAGAAATATATGTACGTGCCTAAAATGTTTATACAATAATTACCTGTTCCAATAGAGAAACAGGTCGCATGACTATAACCGGATCTAGAAACGTCATCTCGTCATAGTAGTATAAACGCGGTTCAATATTGTTCTTATCAGATATTTTGGTTGCTTTCTCGATCCTCTTCCTTTCATAATTATACATGCAacgcaaatttttaatttttttctttatctcGTAAACATCTTTGTCGAAATGATCTGCGAAATCTTTCCAGGTATTATTTCTAAACTTAATATCTTTGTATTCGGCACATGACGGATTCCAAAGGCATTCAGATTCTCTATACATACTGATTAATTCCAAAACATCAGCTCTTCGCCAATCCATTTTTCAAACTTGTGAACAAAAAATCTGTTATGGCAGTGCGATAGCCACACACCAAACCTTTATTTTTCTGAATGGATAAAATCTTGTCGGTGCAGTAAGCAAGAGCTTATTGCATGTGTATGTCCGCGCTGTCGAATAATTATGAAACTGAAGGCTCCTGCAATATAATACGATTTGTGCAAAAAAACAAACTTGATTCACATTTGAGTCCACTTTTAATAGTATATCCTTTCTTTGTAAGCGTCCAAAATAACTTGGACAATAAAATAAGATTAAGAAAATTGGTCAATGCAAGAAAATGCAAGCAATATGGCAGCTAGAACTGTAAAAAATTCGATGGCTTACACATTCATATCGATAGTTTTCACATTCATATCGAAAAGATATcagcaactaaaaaaaaaacaaatgagtACGAAAGATCCAAATGGTACAGCTGTATGAAAAAGGTaagtagagttgtgctttttcgttcatttcagagattcggttctttcgttcttcttctgatgaacgaacaagttgttctttttcttcatctgttctttttttttcaagcaaatttgttcactgctgctcacacccacgaaaaaagtcaacaagtatagatggggatGTGTATGCaacaatgctttgtgtaggtatatttaaatgtgttttaataaataagttaatatatatatgtataattaacttcaaaaaaagttacaaatatcGGAAGATCTaggaagttgaaagagtacaggaacaaattgtaaatatgaacttttcaagtttaataaatctaataattagtttcttaaagcgccaaatacacgacacgaacatttccgcgaacatacccgttatgtcatgtttctgcgaccttttctgtcgtgtatggtggtgtttgccagttcgcgcaaatgttcgccaaaaatcaaaatattttaatttttgacgaacatttgcgcgaactgttcgtgcgtgtatggcgaaatagctcataatcgtagtaatttctgaacggaacagacgtgcgcggaaaagtaaaatggacaataaaaaatttctgagtgaatttattgaaatgtataaatctttgccatcattgtggcaagtaaaaagcaaagattattgtaatagaattaaaaagaataatgattatgcgactttaatcgaaaaattaaaagaagtagatcctgatgccacaaaggatacagttataaaaaaaataagtagtttgcgggcgcaataccactagctagaaagcgcaaagttaaagcaaggcggagatgagggggaatcgcttctctcattattgtatcc is a genomic window of Eurosta solidaginis isolate ZX-2024a chromosome 4, ASM4086904v1, whole genome shotgun sequence containing:
- the LOC137249616 gene encoding uncharacterized protein isoform X1; amino-acid sequence: MDWRRADVLELISMYRESECLWNPSCAEYKDIKFRNNTWKDFADHFDKDVYEIKKKIKNLRCMYNYERKRIEKATKISDKNNIEPRLYYYDEMTFLDPVIVMRPVSLLEQSDPLTEKRPKRLVNSKALEPPKKIMRFDYEESVEEQLSPLRESTPTKIPSDTSSSPIDRHTSQITTASEDSVELSKEQTFCAMLCSELKLLNSEDVYDNVTAEIFSIVKNAKVAERQIIYQPEEDGKHAIK
- the LOC137249616 gene encoding uncharacterized protein isoform X2; the protein is MHIKNSTWKDFADHLNKDVDEVKKKIKNLRTSYVLEKKKVDNSVGASGKSTYEPRLFYYDEMTFLDPVIVLRILNITEKMGDPLYERSATRSLKTVVANPAQKSDPLTEKRPKRLVNSKALEPPKKIMRFDYEESVEEQLSPLRESTPTKIPSDTSSSPIDRHTSQITTASEDSVELSKEQTFCAMLCSELKLLNSEDVYDNVTAEIFSIVKNAKVAERQIIYQPEEDGKHAIK